Part of the Pirellulales bacterium genome is shown below.
ATCGGAAACACGGGTTGCGCAGCGTTCACCGGCTTGAACGCCGGGTACTGAATCGTCTCGCCGCCAAAGATGAGTCCCAGCGCGCCGCCGCCGAGCGCGATGAACAAAAAGAATCCCCCCAGGTGCCCACGCGGCTGCAAGAGCAGCCACATCGGCACAACCGAGGCGACAAAGCAATACAACAGTAGCGCCACTCCCCAATAGCGCTGTGCGGTGGCCGTGTCGACACCCAATAGCGAGGCGACGTCCAGCGGAAAATATTGACCCACCCAAATCGAGAGCCCCACCAGCGGCAAAAAAATCACCGTCGCCAAGCCCAACGAAACTTTCGTGTAGCGCAGCGCCAGACCCATCAATATCGGCAGCGCCAGGTACAACAGCGAACTCGTGGCGATGCCGCCCCCCGACACCGTCTGGCCATTGTCCAAATGGATCGAACCCACAAAGCTCGCCGCCGTGACATCGGTGAACGCCACCACGATGTACACCAGCGCCAGCCAGACAAACGTCAAAAACAGCACGTAACTCCGTCGCGTCATGTGGTCGCGCACCACCTCGGCGATCGAACGCGCCTGGTGCCGAACCGAGGCTGTCAGCGAGGTGATGTCGTGGACGCCGCCAATGAAGATCGAGCCGATCAAGATCCAGATCAATGCCGGCGCCCAGCCAAACATCGCCCCCGCCAAGATTGGCCCCACAATCGGACCGGCTGCCGCGATGGCCGAAAAATGTTGCGTCAACAAAAATCGCGGCTCGATCGGCGCATAGTCCACATCGTCGCGCAGCGCCATCGCCGGCGTCTCCACCTTTGGGTCAAGCTGCAACAGCTTGCTCAGCACCGGCCCATAGGTCCAATAGGCCACCAGCAAACAAGCGGCCGACGCGATCACCACGACCAATAGGCTCATGCAACGCAATCCAGCAATGAAACAATATGTAGAGAAGGTCTC
Proteins encoded:
- a CDS encoding carbon starvation protein A gives rise to the protein MSLLVVVIASAACLLVAYWTYGPVLSKLLQLDPKVETPAMALRDDVDYAPIEPRFLLTQHFSAIAAAGPIVGPILAGAMFGWAPALIWILIGSIFIGGVHDITSLTASVRHQARSIAEVVRDHMTRRSYVLFLTFVWLALVYIVVAFTDVTAASFVGSIHLDNGQTVSGGGIATSSLLYLALPILMGLALRYTKVSLGLATVIFLPLVGLSIWVGQYFPLDVASLLGVDTATAQRYWGVALLLYCFVASVVPMWLLLQPRGHLGGFFLFIALGGGALGLIFGGETIQYPAFKPVNAAQPVFPILFITIACGACSGFHSLIASGTTSKQLRRETDARLIGYGTMLMEAMVAVVSLCCIMMLPINHPSLAGGAKPNLLYALGIGRFLETLGIPATFAVSFGLMAFTTFVYDTLDICTRLGRYIIQELTGWQSRAGKLFATALTASVPLFFLLRQPLDPSGKLTPTWMIFWELFGASNQLLAALALIG